In the genome of Saccopteryx leptura isolate mSacLep1 chromosome 10, mSacLep1_pri_phased_curated, whole genome shotgun sequence, one region contains:
- the EIF1B gene encoding eukaryotic translation initiation factor 1b, which produces MSTIQNLQSFDPFADATKGDDLLPAGTEDYIHIRIQQRNGRKTLTTVQGIADDYDKKKLVKAFKKKFACNGTVIEHPEYGEVIQLQGDQRKNICQFLLEVGIVKEEQLKVHGF; this is translated from the exons ATGTCCACTATCCAGAACCTCCAATCTTTCG ACCCCTTTGCTGATGCAACTAAGGGTGACGACTTACTCCCGGCAGGGACGGAGGACTACATTCATATAAGAATCCAGCAACGGAACGGCAGGAAGACACTGACCACTGTCCAGGGCATTGCAGATGATTATGACAAAAAGAAACTTGTGAAAGCTTTCAAAAAG AAATTTGCCTGTAATGGTACTGTGATTGAACATCCCGAATACGGAGAGGTTATTCAGCTTCAAGGTGACCAAAGGAAGAACATTTGCCAGTTTCTCTTGGAG GTTGGCATTGTCAAGGAGGAACAGCTTAAGGTTCATGGATTCTAA